GGACAAGGAGCGCAGTTTCAACCTTGAACTGGCGACACTGACAAACCTGGCCTACAATATGGTGGAAGCCGAACATCGGCAGATGAAGAGCGGCCACATCGATCCGGCGACCGCCATGCTTGAGGCCCGAAAGGCTCTGAAAAAGGTCAACGTGGGGGAGACCGGCTATATTTATGCCATGTCCAGTAAGGGTGATCTGCAGGTCCACATTGCCCGCGAAGGCGACAACGTCTATAACGAGAAGGACGAAAACGGCAGATACTTCATCCGCGAGATGTGCCAGCGGGCGCTCAAATCCAGATCGGGAGAAGTTCTTTTCATTGTCTATCCCTGGCGAAACGCCATTCTCGGGGACAAGGCGCCGCGGAAAAAGGTTGTTGCTTACCGGTATTTCAAGGAGTGGGACTGGATTATTGCTGCAGGCGGTTATCTGGAAGAGACCTACGGGGATGTCAATTTTGAAAAGCGCGCCTTTGCCGAGTTGAAGGCAAAGATAAAAGCTAAGCAGGTGGGTAAGACCGGCTATATCTTCTGCATGGACAGCAAGGGTAACTTTACCGTTCATCCCGGCGGCGAGGGGAGAAATTTCCTCGATGCCAAAGATTCAGACGGGAATGAGTTTATCCGGGAGATGTGTGTCAACAAGACCGGTTGGATCCGCTATCCGTGGAAAAATGCCGGGGACAGCGTGCCGCGGATGAAAATCGTACGTTATGAGTATTTCCAGCCATGGGACTGGGTTGTGGCGGTCGGCTCCTATGAAGATGAATTTTATCAAGAAGCCAAGGATATCAATCGGCGCATCCTTGAAAGCATGATCGTTCTCACCATCCTTGTCTGCATCATTGCCGCGGCGCTGGTCTTTCTCGCTTCCAAGGTGCTTACCGATCCCATCAACCACATGATCGAGGTCATCCGCAAGGTAAAGCAGGGGCGTTTCAATGAGCGGATGGCTGTGGATGCCGACGACGAGCTGGGCGAACTGGCCAAGGCCTTCAACCACATGACCAGGATCATCAACCGCAACAAGGAGATGGCGGCCAATCTGGCCCAGCAAGGAAAGATGGCCTCGCTGGGGGTTCTTTCTTCAGGGGTGGCCCATGAGATCAATAATCCACTCGGGGTAATACTGGGCTATGCCGGATACCTGGAAGGAAAGCTGTCACCGGATGACCCCAATTACCGGTTTGTCCATGAGATCAAGCGGGAAAGCAAACGCTGCAAGAAGATCGTCCAGGACCTGCTCAGTTATGCCCGGACCCCGAAACCGACTCTGGAAAATACCGATATCAATGCTCTGCTCGATCAGATCGTCGATTTTGCCGCCAATCATACTGATATGCACCACGTTTCCGTGGTAAAGGAATTCGCTGGTGAGTTGCCCACCATCATGGCGGACGGGGATCAGCTGCGCCAGGTGGCCATCAACCTGATCCTCAATTCCGGCGCTGCCATGCAGAGCGGTGGTCGTCTCATTGTCGGCAGCAGGCTTGAGAACAGCTTCATCTTTCTGACTTTTGCCGACAATGGGGCAGGTATCTCCCCTGAAAACCTGGAAAAGATCTTCGAGCCGTTTTTCACCACCAAGACTAAAGGAACGGGCTTGGGCCTGGCCATTACCAAGCAGATCATCGAGCAGCATCAGGGGGAGATTACCATAGAGAGTGAGCAGGGGCGGGGCACGACGGTCGTGGTAAAACTTCCCCTTGAGCGGGAAGAATTTTAAAAAAGTTGTAGCTGGCTTTAAAAACGTGCAAGGACTGACTGATGAGCGATGCAAAACGAGTGATGGTGATCGATAACGAGGAAGGGCTGTGCCGGATGATGGAGGCGGTCCTGCTTGATAACGGCTATAGGACCAAGTCGTACCTGAGATCCTTCGAGGCGGTGGAGGAGTTCGAGGCGGGACAATGGGACCTGGTGGTTACGGATATAAAAATGCCGGTGATGGATGGACTGGAAGTACTGCAAAGGCTGAAGGTGAAGGATCCTGCCATCCCGGTAATCATGGTGACAGCGTATGCCACGGTGGAAATGTCCATTCAGGCTCTACGCCGTGGTGCCTATGACATGTTGACCAAACCCTTCGAACCGGAGGAGCTCCTGTATCGGGTGAAAAACGCCCTGAAACATAACCAGTTGATCGTGGAAAACCGGGAATTGCGGGAAGAACTGGTGGGAAAATTCCGCTTTGACAATATCATCGGCGCTTCCGACTCGCTTAAAGCAGTACTGGAAAGGGTGGAGAAAATTGCCATCAGGGACACCTCGGTTTTG
This region of Geotalea daltonii FRC-32 genomic DNA includes:
- a CDS encoding cache domain-containing protein, yielding MHRYLFKFMNNLRLRWKLLVVVLPLVVIPIFLVGGVIGYISTQQAYLGITQTSKADLEHMASFTIDLLKSHHQQFQVYKQDKERSFNLELATLTNLAYNMVEAEHRQMKSGHIDPATAMLEARKALKKVNVGETGYIYAMSSKGDLQVHIAREGDNVYNEKDENGRYFIREMCQRALKSRSGEVLFIVYPWRNAILGDKAPRKKVVAYRYFKEWDWIIAAGGYLEETYGDVNFEKRAFAELKAKIKAKQVGKTGYIFCMDSKGNFTVHPGGEGRNFLDAKDSDGNEFIREMCVNKTGWIRYPWKNAGDSVPRMKIVRYEYFQPWDWVVAVGSYEDEFYQEAKDINRRILESMIVLTILVCIIAAALVFLASKVLTDPINHMIEVIRKVKQGRFNERMAVDADDELGELAKAFNHMTRIINRNKEMAANLAQQGKMASLGVLSSGVAHEINNPLGVILGYAGYLEGKLSPDDPNYRFVHEIKRESKRCKKIVQDLLSYARTPKPTLENTDINALLDQIVDFAANHTDMHHVSVVKEFAGELPTIMADGDQLRQVAINLILNSGAAMQSGGRLIVGSRLENSFIFLTFADNGAGISPENLEKIFEPFFTTKTKGTGLGLAITKQIIEQHQGEITIESEQGRGTTVVVKLPLEREEF